The Buteo buteo chromosome 3, bButBut1.hap1.1, whole genome shotgun sequence genome has a window encoding:
- the LOC142029571 gene encoding feather keratin-like translates to MACYDLCRPCGPTPLANSCNEPCVRQCEDSRVVIQPSTVVVTLPGPILSSFPQNTAVGSSSSAAVGNVLSSQGVPISSGGFGGLGGFGFGGLGCFGGRRGCNPC, encoded by the coding sequence ATGGCCTGCTACGACCTCTGCCGCCCCTGCGGACCCACCCCGCTGGCTaacagctgcaacgagccctgtgtcaggcagtgcgAGGACTCCCGCGTCGTCATCCAGCCTTCTACCGTGGTGGTCACCCTGCCGggacccatcctcagctccttcccccagaacaCCGCCGTCGGATCCTCCTCATCGGCTGCCGTGGGCAACGTCCTCAGCTCCCAGGGAGTGCCCATCTCCTCCGGTGGCTTCGGAGGCCTGGGCGGCTTCGGCTTCGGAGGCCTGGGCTGCTTCGGCGGCAGAAGAGGCTGCAACCCCTGCTAA